From Aquabacter sp. L1I39, the proteins below share one genomic window:
- a CDS encoding solute carrier family 23 protein, with translation MEQQTGAAHLGHVRRIARGVRRWLAPPRGSARPTRRPSTLVYGLDDKVPLSTLVPLSVQHAMLALTFLIYPLVAASEAHLGAHEMQAVMTACTMSMGLATILQSARTRIGSGYLGVHIPSPSGLPLAVQALTLGGPPLMAATTLMVGVCQVFMARLARPMRILAPPEVCGVAVLMLGMSLAGPALRRALGLEGGAALVRPGALTVSMATLALIVGITVFAPRRFKLFAVVTGATLGWLLAVPFGVLQPDMAKTLAEVEFVDLPALALPGLTLAPSLFPLLALVVMMSFMDVLSTTVSLEKMNDADWRRADMGAAGRAISTVGLGNILNGLTTGFQCGLSSSAVGLAFATGATARIIGICAGVVIFATAFFPKAIVALTLIPSPVIGGILLYTSAYLLVAGMDLILSRRLSERRVFLVGLSILAGMSVALLPLKEQLHPAIQPLFSNPLTVAICAAMLLNLIMRIGISKESALQVEEGANAFLTVRTFLEQQGDMWGARRDVIAAAIPVAAQALEVVVDNGIAEGPVELRARFDETHLDVFVIYDGAVLEVPKERPSPEALLGDAQEVARFAAYLLKGLGDKVTFGRVGGKARIILRFDH, from the coding sequence GTGGAGCAGCAGACCGGAGCGGCCCATCTGGGCCATGTGAGGCGGATCGCAAGAGGAGTTCGGCGCTGGCTGGCGCCGCCGCGCGGCTCGGCGCGACCCACCCGTCGGCCGTCCACCCTGGTCTATGGCCTCGACGACAAGGTTCCGCTTTCCACCCTGGTCCCGCTCTCGGTCCAGCATGCCATGCTGGCCCTCACCTTCCTCATCTATCCCCTCGTGGCCGCCAGCGAGGCGCATCTGGGTGCCCACGAGATGCAGGCGGTGATGACCGCATGCACCATGTCCATGGGCCTTGCCACCATTCTCCAGAGCGCGCGCACCCGCATCGGCAGCGGTTATCTGGGCGTGCACATTCCCTCGCCCAGCGGCTTGCCGCTGGCGGTGCAGGCGCTGACCCTGGGCGGGCCGCCCTTGATGGCGGCCACCACGCTCATGGTGGGGGTCTGCCAGGTGTTCATGGCGCGCCTTGCCCGGCCCATGCGCATCCTCGCCCCGCCGGAAGTGTGCGGCGTCGCCGTGCTCATGCTCGGCATGTCGCTGGCGGGGCCGGCGCTTCGCCGGGCGCTGGGGCTGGAGGGGGGAGCCGCCCTTGTCCGGCCGGGCGCGCTCACCGTCTCCATGGCCACGCTGGCGCTGATCGTGGGCATCACCGTGTTCGCCCCGCGCCGCTTCAAGCTGTTCGCGGTGGTGACGGGCGCGACCCTGGGCTGGTTGCTGGCCGTTCCGTTCGGCGTGCTTCAGCCCGACATGGCGAAGACCTTGGCCGAGGTGGAGTTCGTGGACCTGCCGGCGCTGGCGCTTCCGGGCCTGACCCTGGCGCCGAGCCTGTTCCCGCTGCTCGCTTTGGTGGTGATGATGAGCTTCATGGACGTGCTCTCCACCACCGTCTCGCTGGAGAAGATGAACGATGCGGACTGGCGGCGGGCCGACATGGGCGCCGCCGGGCGGGCCATCTCCACGGTGGGCCTCGGCAACATCCTGAACGGCCTGACCACGGGCTTCCAGTGCGGCCTGTCCTCCTCCGCCGTGGGCCTGGCGTTTGCCACCGGCGCCACCGCCCGCATCATCGGCATTTGCGCGGGCGTCGTGATCTTCGCCACGGCCTTCTTCCCCAAGGCCATCGTGGCGCTCACCCTCATTCCCTCGCCGGTGATCGGCGGCATCCTGCTCTATACGTCCGCCTATCTGCTGGTGGCGGGCATGGACCTCATCCTCTCCCGCCGTCTCTCCGAGCGCCGGGTGTTCCTGGTGGGCCTGTCCATCCTGGCGGGCATGTCGGTGGCACTGCTGCCGCTGAAGGAGCAGTTGCATCCGGCCATCCAGCCGCTGTTCTCAAACCCGCTGACGGTGGCCATCTGCGCGGCCATGCTGCTCAACCTCATCATGCGCATCGGCATTTCCAAGGAGAGTGCGCTGCAGGTCGAGGAGGGCGCCAATGCCTTCCTCACCGTGCGCACCTTTCTGGAGCAGCAGGGCGACATGTGGGGGGCGCGGCGGGACGTAATCGCCGCCGCCATTCCGGTTGCCGCCCAGGCGCTGGAGGTGGTGGTGGATAACGGCATCGCCGAGGGTCCGGTCGAATTGCGCGCGCGCTTCGACGAGACCCACCTGGACGTGTTCGTGATCTATGACGGCGCGGTGCTGGAAGTGCCCAAGGAGCGCCCCTCGCCGGAGGCGCTGCTGGGGGACGCGCAGGAGGTGGCGCGCTTTGCCGCCTACCTCCTGAAGGGCCTCGGCGACAAGGTGACCTTCGGCCGCGTCGGCGGCAAGGCCCGCATCATCCTGCGCTTCGACCACTGA
- a CDS encoding exodeoxyribonuclease III — MARSLTVCTWNINSVRIRLDLVKEAVARLKPDVLCLQETKCQDDKFPLNAIKEMGFAHIALNGQKGWHGVATFSKLPFAAVERQEFCGKGDARHVSVTVAQGLSAPLTIHNFYVPAGGDIPDPDLNPKFAHKLAFLDEATAWPRLAEQANDPAGHAMLVGDLNIAPLESDVWSHKQLLSVVSHTPVEVERMGRWQASGPWVDVMRQFVSPPEKLFTWWSYRSPDWTANDRGRRLDHVWTSRSLAPLARDLTVLREARSWEKPSDHVPVAVTFEV, encoded by the coding sequence GTGGCCCGTTCGCTGACCGTCTGCACCTGGAACATCAATTCCGTCCGCATCCGCCTCGACCTGGTCAAGGAGGCCGTCGCCCGCCTCAAGCCGGACGTGCTGTGCCTCCAGGAAACCAAGTGCCAGGACGACAAGTTCCCCCTCAATGCCATCAAGGAGATGGGGTTCGCCCACATCGCTCTCAATGGGCAGAAGGGCTGGCACGGGGTCGCCACCTTCTCGAAGCTCCCCTTCGCGGCGGTGGAACGGCAGGAATTCTGCGGCAAGGGCGATGCCCGTCACGTCTCGGTGACCGTGGCGCAAGGGCTCTCCGCGCCGCTGACCATCCACAATTTCTACGTGCCCGCCGGCGGCGATATTCCCGATCCCGACCTCAACCCCAAGTTCGCCCACAAGCTCGCCTTCCTGGACGAGGCCACCGCATGGCCTCGCCTTGCGGAACAGGCCAACGATCCGGCCGGCCATGCCATGCTGGTGGGCGATTTGAACATCGCGCCGCTGGAGAGCGATGTGTGGAGCCACAAGCAGCTCTTGAGCGTGGTCAGCCATACCCCGGTGGAGGTGGAGCGCATGGGCCGCTGGCAGGCTTCCGGCCCCTGGGTGGATGTGATGCGCCAGTTCGTCAGCCCGCCGGAAAAGCTCTTCACCTGGTGGAGCTACCGCTCCCCCGACTGGACCGCCAATGATCGCGGTCGCCGCCTCGACCATGTTTGGACCAGCCGCTCGCTGGCCCCGCTCGCCCGCGACCTGACCGTGCTGCGCGAGGCGCGCAGCTGGGAGAAGCCCTCCGACCATGTGCCGGTGGCGGTGACGTTCGAAGTGTGA
- a CDS encoding GDP-L-fucose synthase family protein codes for MNTDLSEIEGARIFVAGHRGMVGSALVRRLAREKVEVLTASRAELDLASRAGVTAYMKRERPDFVFMAAAKVGGIFANDAFPVDFLRENLEVEIATVSAAHEAGVRKLVFLGSSCVYPKLAPQPIHEDSLLSGPLEPTNEWYAIAKIAGIKLCQAFRRQYGADYVSVMPTNLYGPGDNYHPEHSHVPAALIRRMHEAKLAGAPSVTVWGTGTPRREFLFVDDLADACLHVLRTYSDAEPLNIGCGRDMTIADFAHQIAAVTGYRGEIVFDTSKPDGTPRKLLDVSRLTALGWTARTPLKDGLAAAYADFQARFHPARDLCA; via the coding sequence ATGAACACGGATCTGTCTGAGATCGAAGGCGCCCGCATCTTCGTCGCCGGCCACCGCGGGATGGTCGGGTCCGCCCTGGTGCGGCGGCTCGCCCGCGAGAAGGTGGAGGTGCTGACCGCCTCCCGGGCGGAGCTGGACCTTGCCTCGCGGGCCGGCGTGACCGCCTATATGAAGCGCGAGCGGCCGGACTTCGTCTTCATGGCGGCGGCCAAGGTGGGCGGCATCTTCGCCAATGATGCCTTCCCGGTGGACTTCCTGCGCGAGAATCTGGAAGTGGAGATCGCCACCGTCAGCGCCGCCCACGAGGCGGGCGTGCGCAAGCTGGTGTTCCTGGGCTCGTCCTGCGTCTATCCGAAGCTCGCCCCCCAGCCCATCCATGAGGACAGCCTGCTGTCCGGGCCGCTGGAACCCACCAATGAGTGGTACGCCATCGCCAAGATCGCCGGCATCAAGCTGTGCCAGGCCTTCCGCCGCCAGTATGGCGCGGACTATGTGAGCGTGATGCCCACCAACCTCTATGGCCCGGGCGACAATTACCACCCCGAGCATTCCCACGTACCCGCCGCGCTCATCCGGCGCATGCATGAGGCCAAGCTTGCGGGGGCGCCGAGCGTGACGGTGTGGGGCACCGGCACCCCCCGGCGCGAATTCCTGTTCGTGGACGATCTGGCGGATGCCTGCCTCCACGTCCTGCGCACCTATTCGGATGCGGAGCCGCTGAACATCGGCTGCGGGCGGGACATGACCATCGCCGACTTCGCCCATCAGATCGCGGCCGTGACCGGCTATCGCGGAGAGATCGTCTTCGACACCTCCAAGCCCGACGGCACGCCGCGCAAGCTGCTCGACGTGTCCCGCCTGACTGCGCTCGGATGGACCGCCCGGACGCCGCTCAAGGACGGCCTTGCGGCCGCCTATGCCGACTTCCAGGCCCGCTTCCATCCCGCCCGGGACTTATGCGCCTGA
- a CDS encoding bifunctional riboflavin kinase/FAD synthetase: protein MTRSPSADPSFAVVHGLAPVPPALDRPVVAIGNFDGVHRGHQAVIGVAQQMAERLGRPAAALTFEPHPRSFFQPAKILFRLTPPEQKIACLAATGADGAIVLPFDAGLATLSADAFVEEILVGHFRVSGVVVGFDFHFGRGRGGSPDFLKEAGAAHGFEVAVVEPMRDEGDPISSSAVRAALAAGQVGHAAHMLGRPWSIAATVIHGDKRGRTLGYPTANLALPAGTELAFGIYAVRVRVGGRTVDGVASYGRRPTFDDGAPLLEVHLFDFAGDLYGQELDVALVGYIRPEMKFDSIDALIAQMDRDSATAKDILAGQGDQV, encoded by the coding sequence ATGACACGTTCCCCCTCCGCCGATCCGAGCTTCGCCGTGGTGCACGGCCTTGCCCCCGTGCCGCCCGCGCTTGATCGGCCGGTGGTGGCCATCGGCAATTTCGATGGCGTCCATCGCGGCCACCAGGCGGTGATCGGCGTGGCGCAGCAAATGGCGGAGCGGCTCGGCCGTCCGGCGGCAGCGCTCACCTTCGAGCCCCATCCGCGCAGCTTCTTCCAGCCCGCCAAGATCCTGTTCCGCCTCACCCCGCCCGAGCAGAAGATCGCCTGCCTCGCTGCGACCGGCGCGGACGGGGCCATTGTGCTGCCCTTCGATGCGGGGCTGGCGACGCTTTCCGCCGATGCCTTCGTCGAAGAGATCCTGGTGGGCCACTTCCGGGTGTCCGGGGTGGTGGTGGGCTTCGACTTCCATTTCGGGCGCGGCCGGGGCGGTTCGCCGGATTTCCTGAAGGAGGCCGGCGCCGCCCATGGCTTCGAGGTGGCGGTGGTGGAGCCCATGCGCGACGAGGGCGATCCCATTTCCTCCAGCGCCGTGCGCGCGGCTCTTGCGGCGGGCCAAGTGGGCCATGCCGCGCACATGCTCGGCCGGCCCTGGAGCATCGCGGCGACCGTCATTCATGGCGACAAGCGGGGCCGGACGCTGGGCTATCCCACCGCCAATCTCGCGCTGCCGGCGGGCACGGAACTGGCCTTCGGCATCTATGCGGTGCGCGTGCGTGTGGGGGGGCGGACGGTGGACGGGGTGGCGAGCTACGGCCGGCGCCCCACCTTCGATGACGGCGCCCCGCTGCTGGAGGTGCACCTGTTCGACTTTGCCGGCGACCTCTATGGCCAGGAGCTGGACGTGGCCCTGGTGGGCTATATCCGCCCGGAAATGAAGTTCGACAGCATCGACGCCCTCATCGCCCAGATGGACCGCGACAGCGCCACCGCCAAGGACATTCTGGCGGGGCAGGGCGATCAGGTCTGA
- the nudC gene encoding NAD(+) diphosphatase encodes MSSSDLPDLGPWPTLGYVDSPLDRAAHLRGEAESLLARRDARIYLMGGELVAARKLGEWLEPLFEREHAEALGGIRPIFLGLRDGAPRFAMRFDPGRREEMEAAGLFVSDLRSIAVAGQLPPGDLAAIACGKAMLAWHGRHRFCSNCGSESRIVEGGWRRDCPSCGAQHFPRTDPVVIMLAHRGDLCLMGRQPHFAPGMWSCLAGFVEPGETAEEAVRREVLEEAGITTGRVTYHSCQPWPFPMSLMIGCLAEATSDEIVMDAKELEGARWFSKREAARMLTRTHPDGLFVPPPVAIAHHLVRAFVERV; translated from the coding sequence ATGTCTTCCTCCGACCTTCCCGACCTCGGCCCCTGGCCGACGCTTGGCTATGTGGACAGCCCGCTCGACCGGGCGGCCCATCTGCGCGGCGAGGCGGAGAGCCTGCTCGCAAGGCGGGATGCCCGCATCTATCTCATGGGCGGCGAGCTGGTGGCCGCGCGTAAGCTGGGCGAGTGGCTGGAGCCCTTGTTCGAGCGCGAGCATGCGGAAGCCCTTGGCGGCATCCGCCCCATCTTCCTTGGCCTCAGGGATGGCGCGCCGCGCTTTGCCATGCGCTTTGATCCCGGCCGGCGCGAGGAGATGGAGGCGGCGGGCCTCTTCGTGTCCGATCTGCGCTCCATCGCCGTTGCCGGCCAGCTGCCGCCTGGGGACCTGGCCGCGATCGCCTGCGGCAAGGCGATGCTGGCCTGGCACGGCCGTCACCGCTTCTGCTCCAATTGCGGCTCGGAATCTCGCATCGTCGAGGGTGGCTGGCGGCGGGACTGCCCCTCCTGCGGCGCCCAGCATTTTCCGCGCACCGACCCGGTGGTCATCATGCTCGCCCATCGGGGCGATCTGTGCCTGATGGGGCGCCAGCCCCATTTCGCGCCGGGCATGTGGAGCTGCCTCGCTGGCTTCGTGGAGCCCGGCGAGACCGCCGAGGAAGCGGTGCGGCGCGAGGTGCTGGAGGAAGCGGGCATCACCACGGGGCGGGTAACCTATCATTCCTGCCAGCCCTGGCCCTTTCCCATGTCCCTCATGATTGGCTGCCTCGCCGAGGCGACGTCCGACGAGATCGTCATGGACGCCAAGGAGCTGGAGGGCGCCCGCTGGTTCAGCAAGCGCGAGGCGGCACGCATGCTCACGCGCACCCACCCCGACGGCCTGTTCGTGCCGCCGCCGGTGGCCATCGCCCATCATCTGGTGCGGGCCTTCGTCGAGCGCGTCTAG
- a CDS encoding outer-membrane lipoprotein carrier protein LolA, with protein sequence MTPRLVLPVLCALLMAAAVPARAQGVLLPPGEVLRPAGSIPGAAQPTQSQLFGAQTALPLLAPAPATPAVAAAPTAPPNAQAINPASANPPPSVAAAPPPIPVPRPASANEPPVQAAAAPTQIAPAATTTNAVGAKVSASGKPGAPFQPRAVAPVQGDQDRAPDVIIDKVSNYWNGVQVLSGNFVQVDPDGSRKTGDFYMQKPGRVRFEYDSPATLELISNGQSVAVRDRRLNTQDITPLSQTPLRFLLAQTIDLARDPHVVGVYQDNLYVTVVMEEKVPMLGTYKLLLLFDAKDYQLKQWIVTDPQGYDTSVAIRNLDYTRRPDPKLFVINFERMLQ encoded by the coding sequence ATGACGCCTCGTCTTGTCCTGCCGGTTCTGTGCGCGCTGCTGATGGCGGCGGCCGTGCCCGCGCGGGCCCAGGGCGTGCTGCTGCCGCCGGGCGAGGTGCTGCGGCCCGCCGGCTCCATTCCCGGCGCGGCCCAGCCCACCCAGTCCCAATTGTTCGGGGCGCAGACCGCCTTGCCGCTGCTCGCCCCCGCGCCGGCCACCCCGGCGGTCGCCGCGGCGCCGACCGCGCCGCCGAACGCCCAGGCGATCAACCCCGCTTCCGCCAACCCGCCGCCGAGCGTGGCCGCCGCGCCGCCGCCCATTCCGGTGCCCCGGCCCGCCAGCGCCAATGAGCCGCCGGTCCAGGCCGCTGCGGCGCCGACCCAGATCGCGCCCGCAGCCACCACCACCAATGCGGTCGGGGCCAAGGTGAGCGCATCCGGCAAGCCCGGCGCGCCCTTCCAGCCGCGCGCGGTGGCGCCCGTGCAGGGCGACCAGGACCGGGCGCCGGACGTGATCATCGACAAGGTGAGCAATTACTGGAATGGCGTGCAGGTGCTCTCCGGCAATTTCGTGCAGGTGGACCCGGACGGCTCGCGCAAGACCGGCGACTTCTACATGCAGAAGCCCGGCCGCGTGCGGTTCGAATATGATTCCCCCGCCACGCTGGAGCTGATCTCCAACGGCCAGTCGGTGGCGGTGCGCGACCGGCGCCTGAATACCCAGGACATCACCCCCCTGTCCCAGACCCCGCTGCGCTTCCTGCTGGCGCAGACCATCGACCTGGCGCGCGATCCCCATGTGGTGGGGGTCTACCAGGACAATCTCTATGTGACGGTGGTGATGGAGGAGAAGGTGCCCATGCTCGGCACCTACAAGCTGCTGCTGCTGTTCGACGCCAAGGACTACCAGCTCAAGCAGTGGATCGTGACCGATCCGCAGGGCTACGACACCTCGGTGGCGATCCGGAACCTGGATTACACCCGCCGGCCCGACCCCAAGCTGTTCGTGATCAATTTCGAGCGGATGCTGCAATAG
- a CDS encoding DNA translocase FtsK, translating into MPMARRRPSANPALRPAGLGLLDVIPEGVRRAVRRRSSQITGFFLLSGALFALASLVTWTATDPSLSNASAGHIANALGRPGAIIADLLMQLLGLACLALLLPLAFWGWRLLTHRPLPGEKLRLGALTLGVLGACAVLGILPRLGTWPIPSGMGGAVGDLFPRLLGVVRGGLPSVFDMFLVGVAGGSAALMGLYLACGRCTPREEEEMGPEEDDGEPPDQRSISLGAFTHTLLSLRARLFARRKAPRVAALGGFAREVFASETRPVETGGRVEPRLGGAPGREVSVRDDHDDADAAPTARASRKPAPSRREAPPVPRRPGFYQMPDLKLLTAPPPSKGPAMSPEALQETARLLEGTLDDFGVRGEIVQVRPGPVVTLYELEPAPGIKSSRVIGLADDIARSMSAISARVAVVPGRNAIGIELPNSKREKVLLRELLATKDFSDSGHKLAIALGKTIGGDPVIADLARMPHLLVAGTTGSGKSVAINTMILSLLYRLKPEQCRLIMVDPKMLELSAYDGIPHLLAPVVTDPKKAVVALRWAVREMEDRYKKMSKLGVRNIDGFNARVADAEKRGESIARTVQTGFDHETGEAIYEREEMELGPLPYIVVIVDEMADLMLVAGKEIEGAIQRLAQMARAAGIHLVMATQRPSVDVITGTIKANFPTRISFQVTSKIDSRTILGEMGAEQLLGQGDMLYMAGGGRINRVHGPFVSDEEVEDVVRHLRAQGAPSYVDAVTADPDGDEDEDGAVFDKGGFGEEGLDLYSQAVAVVLRDKKCSTSYIQRRLQIGYNRAASLVERMEKEGVVGAPNHAGKREILLSDEAAE; encoded by the coding sequence ATGCCCATGGCCCGCCGCCGCCCCTCTGCCAATCCCGCCCTGCGACCCGCAGGGCTCGGGCTCCTTGACGTCATCCCTGAGGGGGTGCGGCGGGCGGTGAGGCGTCGCAGCAGCCAGATCACCGGTTTCTTCCTGCTCTCGGGCGCGCTGTTCGCGCTCGCCTCCCTGGTGACCTGGACCGCCACCGATCCCAGCCTTTCCAATGCCTCGGCGGGGCATATCGCCAATGCGCTGGGGCGGCCGGGCGCCATCATCGCCGACCTCCTGATGCAGCTCCTGGGCCTGGCTTGCCTCGCGCTGCTGCTTCCGCTCGCCTTCTGGGGCTGGCGGCTCCTCACCCATCGGCCGCTGCCGGGCGAGAAGCTGCGCCTCGGCGCCCTCACCTTGGGCGTGCTCGGCGCCTGCGCGGTGCTGGGCATCCTGCCGCGCCTGGGCACCTGGCCCATTCCCAGCGGCATGGGCGGGGCGGTGGGCGACCTCTTCCCCCGCCTCCTGGGTGTCGTGCGGGGCGGTCTGCCCTCGGTGTTCGACATGTTCCTGGTAGGGGTGGCCGGCGGCTCGGCGGCCCTCATGGGCCTTTATCTCGCCTGCGGCCGCTGCACCCCGCGCGAGGAGGAGGAGATGGGCCCCGAGGAGGATGACGGCGAGCCGCCGGACCAGCGGTCCATCTCGCTCGGCGCCTTCACCCACACGCTTCTGTCCTTGCGCGCCCGCTTGTTCGCCCGCCGCAAGGCGCCCCGCGTGGCGGCGCTCGGCGGCTTTGCGCGGGAGGTGTTCGCCTCCGAGACCCGTCCCGTGGAGACCGGCGGGCGGGTGGAGCCCCGCCTTGGCGGCGCGCCCGGCCGTGAGGTGTCCGTTCGCGATGACCATGACGACGCGGATGCCGCCCCCACCGCCCGCGCCTCCCGCAAACCCGCTCCGTCCCGGCGCGAGGCGCCCCCCGTGCCCCGCCGCCCCGGCTTCTACCAGATGCCGGACCTGAAGCTCCTCACCGCCCCGCCCCCCTCCAAGGGGCCGGCCATGAGCCCGGAGGCGCTGCAGGAGACGGCGCGCCTGCTGGAGGGCACGCTGGATGATTTCGGCGTGCGTGGCGAGATCGTGCAGGTGCGCCCCGGCCCGGTGGTGACGCTTTACGAGCTGGAGCCGGCCCCGGGCATCAAGTCGTCCCGCGTCATCGGCCTCGCCGACGACATCGCCCGCTCCATGAGCGCCATCTCCGCCCGCGTGGCGGTGGTGCCCGGCCGCAACGCCATCGGCATCGAATTGCCCAATTCCAAGCGGGAAAAAGTGCTGCTGCGCGAACTGCTGGCCACCAAGGACTTCTCCGATAGCGGCCACAAGCTCGCCATCGCGCTCGGCAAGACCATCGGCGGCGACCCGGTGATCGCCGATCTCGCCCGCATGCCCCATCTGCTGGTGGCCGGCACCACCGGCTCGGGCAAGTCGGTGGCCATCAACACCATGATCCTGTCGCTGCTCTATCGGCTGAAGCCGGAGCAGTGCCGCCTCATCATGGTGGACCCCAAGATGCTTGAGCTGTCGGCCTATGACGGCATCCCCCATCTGCTCGCCCCCGTGGTCACCGACCCCAAGAAGGCGGTGGTGGCCCTGCGCTGGGCGGTGCGGGAGATGGAGGACCGCTACAAGAAGATGTCCAAGCTCGGCGTGCGCAACATTGACGGCTTCAATGCCCGCGTTGCCGATGCGGAGAAGCGCGGCGAGAGCATCGCCCGCACGGTGCAGACCGGCTTCGACCACGAGACCGGCGAAGCCATCTATGAGCGCGAGGAGATGGAGCTGGGGCCGCTGCCTTATATCGTCGTGATCGTCGACGAGATGGCGGACCTCATGCTGGTGGCGGGCAAGGAGATCGAGGGCGCCATCCAGCGCCTCGCCCAGATGGCCCGCGCCGCCGGCATCCACCTGGTGATGGCCACCCAGCGCCCCTCGGTGGATGTCATCACCGGCACCATCAAGGCCAATTTCCCCACCCGGATCTCCTTCCAGGTGACCTCCAAGATCGACAGCCGCACCATTCTCGGCGAGATGGGCGCCGAGCAGCTGCTCGGCCAGGGCGACATGCTCTATATGGCCGGCGGCGGGCGCATCAATCGCGTGCACGGGCCGTTCGTCTCCGACGAGGAGGTGGAGGACGTGGTCCGTCACCTCAGGGCCCAGGGCGCGCCTTCCTATGTGGACGCCGTCACGGCCGACCCGGACGGCGACGAGGACGAGGACGGCGCCGTGTTCGACAAGGGCGGCTTCGGGGAGGAGGGGCTCGACCTCTATTCCCAGGCGGTGGCCGTGGTGCTGCGCGACAAGAAGTGCTCCACCTCCTACATCCAGCGCCGGCTCCAGATCGGCTACAACCGGGCGGCATCGCTGGTGGAACGCATGGAGAAGGAAGGCGTTGTGGGGGCTCCCAACCATGCGGGCAAGCGGGAGATCCTGCTCTCGGACGAGGCCGCCGAATAG
- a CDS encoding aminotransferase class I/II-fold pyridoxal phosphate-dependent enzyme translates to MPHSAPSAPPVEDRRSPFVRLADLLADIAPGRAPLSAAVGEPQHAMPGFVQPVLDASLAGFGRYPRAEGLPAFRKAAAAWLDRRYDIGRPVDADTEVLVLNGSREGLVTAAVVAKRRVAERPGRPVMLLPNPFYAAYAAGAELAGCEAVVMPTTRESGWLPDLDALSPELLARTVAVFLASPANPQGAVASRDYLKRLLALTRAHGAYLFADECYSEVYLGEKAPAGILEACDGDFSGAVAFNSLSKRSSLPGLRCGFCAGDADFLKEYLAFRWVAAPQVPEPLQMVGIAALEDEAHVEASRALYKAKFDLADGLLQGRFGYERPEGGFFLWLDVSAAGGGEQAALRLWREQGLRTVPGGYLARRDADGINPGDAYLRVALVQDLPTCEEVLKRLVAGLS, encoded by the coding sequence ATGCCCCATTCCGCCCCCTCAGCGCCTCCCGTGGAGGATCGCCGCTCCCCCTTCGTCCGGCTCGCCGACCTGTTGGCGGACATCGCGCCCGGCCGCGCGCCGCTCTCCGCCGCCGTGGGCGAGCCCCAGCATGCCATGCCGGGCTTCGTGCAGCCGGTTCTGGATGCTTCGCTCGCGGGCTTCGGCCGCTATCCCCGCGCCGAGGGCCTGCCCGCCTTCCGCAAGGCGGCCGCCGCCTGGCTCGACCGGCGCTATGACATCGGCCGGCCGGTGGATGCGGACACGGAAGTGCTGGTGTTGAACGGCTCCCGCGAGGGGCTGGTGACCGCCGCCGTGGTGGCCAAGCGTCGCGTTGCCGAGCGGCCCGGACGGCCGGTCATGCTGCTGCCCAATCCCTTCTATGCCGCCTATGCGGCAGGTGCGGAACTGGCCGGCTGCGAGGCGGTGGTGATGCCCACCACCCGTGAAAGCGGCTGGCTGCCCGACCTTGATGCCCTCTCCCCCGAGCTTCTCGCCCGCACGGTGGCCGTGTTCCTGGCCTCCCCCGCCAATCCGCAGGGGGCGGTGGCCTCGCGCGATTATCTCAAGCGCCTGCTGGCGCTCACCCGCGCCCATGGCGCCTATCTGTTCGCCGACGAGTGCTATTCCGAGGTCTATCTCGGCGAGAAGGCCCCCGCCGGCATCCTCGAAGCCTGCGACGGTGATTTTTCCGGCGCGGTGGCCTTCAATTCGCTGTCCAAGCGCTCGTCCTTGCCGGGGCTGCGCTGCGGCTTCTGCGCCGGCGATGCGGATTTCCTGAAAGAATATCTGGCCTTCCGCTGGGTGGCCGCGCCGCAGGTGCCCGAGCCCTTGCAGATGGTGGGCATCGCGGCGCTGGAGGACGAGGCCCATGTGGAGGCCTCCCGCGCGCTCTACAAGGCCAAGTTCGACCTCGCCGACGGCCTGCTCCAAGGCCGGTTCGGCTATGAGCGGCCGGAGGGCGGCTTTTTCCTGTGGCTCGACGTCTCGGCGGCCGGCGGCGGCGAACAGGCCGCGCTGCGCCTGTGGCGCGAACAGGGCCTGCGCACCGTGCCGGGCGGCTATCTTGCCCGCCGGGACGCCGACGGCATCAATCCCGGCGACGCCTATCTGCGCGTCGCCTTGGTCCAGGACCTGCCCACTTGCGAGGAGGTGCTCAAGCGCCTCGTCGCCGGCCTGAGCTGA